The following are from one region of the Simiduia agarivorans SA1 = DSM 21679 genome:
- a CDS encoding HDOD domain-containing protein: MATISVYRNVINQVMQGEERLPSLPAITLKIRRAISDTNTPHSKLAGLIMQDPALSALIMKTANSALYKTLAPANTLNDAIRLLGREVVDGLVMNHSVKSLFVMRSAALKQLFMLSWRRQAVKTAICILLTRQTKFTPTFLPVTGCFLSEVGTLAVLSAFNNEPRAPSEQDFIVLCREYAKRLGIILLKKWQLDDSYIDIVRQAGNWQYSQTNAMTALDLINLSLYHSLVIFSQAHDLPPIQQLASYNKLPNGLKPLDSIGLLQLISQHEDAIADYVALAL, from the coding sequence ATGGCCACCATTTCCGTCTATCGCAACGTCATCAATCAGGTAATGCAGGGTGAAGAACGCTTGCCCAGCTTGCCGGCCATTACCCTGAAAATCCGCCGCGCCATCAGCGATACCAACACGCCGCACAGCAAACTTGCCGGCCTGATTATGCAGGACCCGGCGCTCTCGGCCCTGATCATGAAAACCGCCAACAGCGCCCTGTACAAAACCCTGGCCCCGGCCAATACCCTGAACGATGCCATTCGCTTACTGGGCCGGGAAGTGGTAGATGGGCTGGTAATGAACCACAGTGTAAAAAGCCTGTTCGTGATGCGCTCCGCCGCCCTCAAACAACTCTTTATGCTGAGCTGGCGCCGACAGGCGGTGAAAACCGCCATCTGTATTTTGCTTACCCGGCAAACCAAATTCACACCCACCTTTTTGCCGGTCACCGGCTGCTTTCTGAGTGAAGTGGGCACGCTGGCGGTGTTGTCGGCGTTCAACAATGAACCCCGGGCCCCCAGCGAGCAGGACTTTATTGTCCTGTGCCGCGAGTACGCCAAGCGCCTGGGGATCATCCTGTTAAAGAAATGGCAGTTGGATGACAGTTATATCGACATCGTGCGTCAGGCCGGCAATTGGCAATACAGCCAAACCAACGCCATGACGGCGCTCGATTTAATCAATCTCTCGCTTTACCACTCGTTGGTGATATTTTCCCAAGCCCATGACCTGCCGCCCATTCAGCAACTGGCCAGTTACAACAAATTGCCCAACGGCCTAAAGCCACTGGATTCCATCGGATTGCTGCAACTCATCAGCCAGCACGAGGATGCCATTGCCGACTACGTTGCGCTGGCGCTGTAA
- a CDS encoding M3 family metallopeptidase, which yields MRSRSPLLLAAAIAIATTACSNQDAQDTTNTMGQAVAEASADANPFYTESPLYMQYPAFDKVKDSDYGPAFELGMKQHLAEVEAIANNPAPASFDNTFVAMERSGRTLDRVARVFFAMTSANTNDELEKIRSEMAPKLSAHNDAILLNGKLFERVKAVYDQRDTLKLDPESYRLVETYYRDFVRAGANLTAEQKETLKRLNGELASLQTQFSQNVLKEVNALAVVVDTKAELAGLSDNAIAAAAEEAKSRGMEGKYVIALQNTSGQPPLSSLTNRALRERIHKASLSRGSRGGEFDNRAVLAQVIKLRAERAQLLGYPNHAAYSLETQTAQTTDAVNKRLATLTPRAVANAKREQADLQKMVNKEGGKFEVASWDWSFYTEKVRAERYNFDGDQLKPYFEIDTVLQDGVFFAATKLFGITFKERKDLPVYHPDVRVFEVFEENGDTLALFLFDPYARPSKRGGAWMNAYVSQSDLLNAKPVVANHQNIPKPPEGEPTLLTFDEVNTMFHEFGHALHGMFSDVKYPNFSGTSVPRDFVEYPSQVNEMWATWPEVLANYAKHYQTGEPMPKALLDKVLAADKFNQGFATTEYLAASLIDQAWHQLTPDQVPDAEGVVPFETAALKKAGAKMDTVPPRYRSTYFSHIMGGYAAGYYAYIWSEVLDADTVEWFKENGGLKRENGDHFRKTLLSRGGAEDAMKVFKNFRGAEPNIEPLLERRGLN from the coding sequence ATGCGCTCTCGCTCGCCATTGCTGCTTGCTGCAGCCATCGCTATCGCCACCACGGCGTGCAGCAACCAGGACGCTCAGGACACCACCAACACCATGGGTCAGGCCGTTGCCGAAGCATCCGCGGATGCCAACCCTTTCTACACCGAAAGCCCCCTGTACATGCAGTACCCCGCTTTCGACAAAGTGAAGGACAGCGATTACGGCCCCGCCTTTGAACTGGGCATGAAACAGCACCTGGCCGAAGTGGAAGCCATTGCCAATAACCCTGCGCCGGCCAGCTTCGACAATACCTTTGTTGCCATGGAGCGCAGCGGCCGCACACTGGATCGCGTGGCGCGTGTTTTTTTCGCCATGACCAGCGCCAACACCAATGACGAGCTGGAAAAAATCCGCTCCGAAATGGCGCCCAAACTGTCGGCGCACAATGATGCCATTCTGCTCAATGGCAAGCTGTTCGAGCGCGTAAAAGCAGTTTACGACCAGCGCGACACGCTCAAACTCGACCCGGAAAGCTATCGCCTGGTGGAAACCTACTACCGCGATTTCGTCCGCGCCGGTGCCAACCTCACCGCCGAACAGAAAGAAACCCTCAAGCGTCTGAACGGCGAGCTGGCAAGCCTGCAGACCCAGTTCAGCCAGAATGTGCTGAAAGAAGTGAATGCCCTGGCTGTGGTGGTCGACACCAAAGCAGAGCTGGCAGGTCTGTCTGACAACGCCATTGCCGCTGCCGCAGAAGAAGCGAAATCGCGCGGCATGGAAGGCAAGTACGTGATTGCCCTACAAAACACTTCGGGCCAACCGCCCTTGTCATCTCTCACCAACCGCGCCCTGCGCGAGCGCATCCACAAAGCGTCCTTGTCGCGCGGCAGCCGCGGCGGTGAGTTCGACAACCGCGCCGTGCTGGCACAGGTGATCAAATTGCGCGCTGAACGCGCACAACTGCTGGGTTACCCCAACCACGCCGCCTACTCACTGGAAACCCAGACAGCCCAGACTACTGACGCTGTCAACAAACGCCTGGCCACCCTCACCCCGCGCGCCGTGGCAAACGCCAAGCGCGAACAAGCCGACCTGCAAAAAATGGTCAACAAAGAAGGCGGCAAGTTTGAAGTGGCGTCCTGGGACTGGAGCTTCTATACCGAAAAAGTCCGCGCCGAGCGCTACAACTTTGACGGCGACCAGCTGAAGCCTTACTTCGAAATCGACACCGTACTGCAGGATGGCGTGTTCTTTGCCGCCACCAAATTGTTCGGCATTACCTTCAAAGAGCGCAAAGACCTGCCCGTGTATCACCCGGACGTGCGCGTATTTGAAGTGTTCGAAGAGAACGGCGACACCCTGGCCCTGTTCCTGTTCGACCCCTACGCCCGGCCCTCCAAACGCGGCGGTGCGTGGATGAACGCTTACGTATCGCAAAGCGATCTGCTCAATGCCAAGCCGGTAGTGGCCAACCACCAGAACATTCCCAAGCCGCCGGAAGGTGAGCCGACGCTGCTGACCTTTGACGAAGTGAACACCATGTTCCATGAGTTTGGCCATGCACTGCACGGCATGTTCAGCGACGTGAAGTACCCCAACTTCTCCGGCACCTCGGTACCGCGCGACTTCGTGGAATACCCTTCACAGGTGAACGAAATGTGGGCCACCTGGCCGGAAGTGCTGGCCAACTACGCCAAGCATTACCAGACCGGCGAGCCCATGCCAAAGGCACTGTTGGATAAAGTACTGGCAGCCGACAAATTCAATCAGGGCTTTGCCACCACCGAATACCTGGCGGCATCCTTGATTGACCAGGCCTGGCACCAGCTCACACCAGACCAGGTACCGGATGCCGAAGGCGTTGTGCCATTTGAAACCGCCGCGCTGAAAAAAGCCGGCGCCAAAATGGACACGGTACCGCCCCGCTATCGCTCCACCTACTTCTCCCACATCATGGGCGGCTACGCCGCTGGCTACTACGCCTACATCTGGAGTGAAGTGCTGGATGCCGATACCGTTGAATGGTTTAAAGAGAACGGCGGCCTGAAGCGCGAAAACGGCGACCACTTCCGCAAGACCCTGCTCTCCCGCGGCGGCGCTGAAGACGCCATGAAAGTGTTCAAAAACTTCCGCGGCGCCGAGCCGAACATCGAACCCTTGCTGGAACGTCGCGGCCTGAACTGA
- a CDS encoding dipeptidase — protein MKITFRILWGLAILLLAAIIVAVAIGPGMAERSMNKVTGQDLLSISPAAQALHDSLQVADWHADSLLWNRNLNERSDRGQVDIPRLQEGNVALQVFTVVTKTPAGLNYTHNSADSRDNVTLLALAQLWPMRTWQDLTERALYQSEKLHRFASDAPDSLMLVKNQADLTRLLTQRAAGKPLVGGMLGTEGSHALAGDLAQIQRLYDAGFRMMSLHHFFDNALGGSLHGSGKAGLTDFGRAAIAEMNRLGVIIDVSHSSPAVVREALSLSKTPLVVSHTGTHGHCASPRNIPDALMEDIARGGGLVAIGFWSGAICDASPRGIARALKAAVERLGEDAVALGSDFDGAVATSIHAGQMAQITQALLDEGVGADVIRKVMGGNQLRFLQAQLPPQ, from the coding sequence ATGAAAATAACATTCAGAATTCTATGGGGCCTGGCCATTCTGTTGCTTGCCGCGATCATCGTTGCGGTCGCCATCGGCCCCGGCATGGCCGAACGCAGTATGAACAAAGTCACCGGACAGGACTTGCTGAGCATCAGCCCAGCGGCACAAGCACTGCACGACTCACTGCAGGTCGCAGACTGGCACGCCGATTCCCTGCTGTGGAACCGCAACCTCAACGAGCGCAGCGATCGTGGCCAGGTGGACATTCCCCGCTTGCAGGAAGGCAATGTGGCACTGCAGGTATTTACTGTGGTCACCAAAACCCCGGCCGGCCTCAACTACACCCACAATAGCGCCGACAGCCGCGACAATGTCACCCTGCTGGCGCTGGCCCAGCTGTGGCCCATGCGTACCTGGCAGGATCTTACCGAGCGGGCCTTATACCAGAGTGAAAAACTGCACCGGTTTGCCTCAGACGCCCCGGACAGCCTGATGCTGGTGAAGAACCAAGCGGATCTGACCCGCCTGCTGACCCAACGCGCCGCCGGTAAACCGCTGGTCGGCGGCATGCTCGGCACCGAAGGTTCGCATGCTCTGGCGGGCGACCTCGCCCAGATCCAGCGCTTGTACGATGCCGGCTTCCGGATGATGAGCCTGCACCACTTTTTCGATAATGCCCTGGGCGGCTCCCTGCATGGGTCGGGCAAAGCCGGCTTAACGGACTTTGGCCGCGCGGCCATTGCCGAGATGAACCGGCTGGGTGTGATTATCGATGTCTCCCACTCCTCGCCCGCCGTGGTCAGAGAGGCGCTGAGCCTTAGCAAAACCCCGCTGGTGGTCAGCCACACCGGCACCCACGGGCACTGCGCAAGCCCGCGCAACATCCCCGACGCTCTGATGGAGGATATCGCCCGGGGCGGCGGTTTGGTGGCCATCGGCTTCTGGTCCGGTGCCATCTGCGATGCCAGCCCACGCGGCATCGCGCGTGCGCTCAAAGCCGCAGTGGAGCGTCTGGGTGAAGATGCCGTGGCGCTGGGCTCGGATTTCGACGGCGCGGTGGCAACCTCCATCCACGCCGGCCAAATGGCCCAGATAACCCAGGCGCTGCTGGATGAAGGCGTCGGCGCCGACGTTATCCGCAAAGTGATGGGTGGCAATCAACTGCGCTTCCTGCAGGCGCAATTGCCGCCGCAATAA
- a CDS encoding CocE/NonD family hydrolase, which translates to MKNSPSRQCLLALITCLFFIPVAQAQLCFGVPLPANPDYHYDDSLLVQSPDGTAIAANVFTPSATAPAAGYPAIIFVNSWVLDEHEYLVQAAKLARKGYVVLSYSARGWGCSGGEVSVLSDGDMLDLTAVVDYLAARGDVDMANIGISGISYGSGISLKGLALEPRIKTAVAMSSWGNLGEALYGNETPRLFWGSFLTLSGLITANLSDEVPNNYADLLAHRNIEQVLAWANHRSPMTFINLINERRAPVYIANNFGDNLFQPNNILAFFAALTGPKRMDLNQGTHASAEGFGLIGLENETWDNTLDWFDYWLKGEATGIMQKPVVNLRTDLQYAAEGYSQWPPAQSSERTFYLGRRGLIGQGSLRDSPYKPWWPNSDSILSGIDSGASTGIPAVSALLDGHTGIPVLWPLGLTNRVNGIVFQTERQLWPMKIRGNPRLSLELTPSYSRMQLVAYLYDVDAWGMGKLITHAPVTLHSAKAGKRQTVEFELVATAYDLPAGHKLAVALDTFDLLYAVPTLVPYSVTFNYSSAYQSTLVVPVL; encoded by the coding sequence ATGAAAAACTCTCCGAGCCGGCAGTGCTTGCTGGCGCTTATTACCTGTTTATTCTTTATTCCCGTCGCACAGGCGCAGCTGTGTTTTGGCGTACCTTTGCCGGCCAATCCGGATTATCACTACGACGACAGCTTGCTGGTGCAATCGCCCGATGGCACCGCGATTGCCGCCAATGTGTTTACGCCGTCGGCCACTGCACCTGCCGCCGGCTACCCGGCGATTATTTTCGTGAATTCGTGGGTGTTGGATGAGCACGAGTACCTGGTGCAGGCGGCTAAACTCGCCCGCAAGGGTTATGTGGTATTGAGTTACAGCGCCCGTGGCTGGGGTTGCAGTGGTGGCGAGGTGTCGGTGTTATCCGATGGCGACATGCTCGATCTGACCGCCGTGGTAGATTATCTGGCCGCACGTGGCGACGTGGATATGGCCAATATCGGTATCAGTGGTATTTCCTACGGCTCGGGTATCAGCCTGAAAGGCCTGGCGTTGGAACCGCGCATTAAAACCGCGGTGGCCATGAGCAGTTGGGGCAATCTGGGCGAGGCGCTGTACGGCAATGAAACGCCGCGGTTGTTCTGGGGCAGTTTTTTAACCCTGAGCGGATTGATCACTGCTAATTTAAGTGACGAGGTGCCCAACAATTACGCCGACCTGTTAGCCCATCGCAATATTGAACAGGTGTTGGCCTGGGCCAATCATCGTTCGCCTATGACCTTTATCAATCTCATCAACGAGCGCCGGGCACCGGTCTACATCGCCAATAATTTTGGCGACAATTTGTTTCAGCCGAACAACATTCTGGCATTTTTTGCGGCACTCACCGGCCCCAAGCGCATGGATCTGAATCAGGGTACCCATGCCAGCGCCGAAGGCTTTGGTTTGATCGGGCTGGAAAACGAAACCTGGGATAACACGCTGGACTGGTTTGATTACTGGCTCAAGGGCGAGGCCACCGGCATCATGCAAAAACCGGTGGTGAATTTGCGTACCGATTTGCAGTACGCGGCCGAAGGCTATTCCCAATGGCCGCCGGCGCAATCCTCCGAGCGCACCTTTTATCTGGGGCGGCGCGGGCTGATCGGCCAGGGCAGTTTGCGGGATTCGCCCTACAAGCCCTGGTGGCCCAATTCAGACAGCATTTTGTCCGGCATTGATTCCGGCGCCTCCACCGGAATTCCCGCGGTGTCGGCCCTGCTCGATGGTCACACGGGCATTCCGGTGCTCTGGCCCCTGGGTTTAACCAATCGTGTGAACGGCATTGTTTTCCAGACCGAGCGCCAATTATGGCCGATGAAAATCCGTGGCAATCCACGCTTGTCATTGGAGCTCACGCCGTCTTATTCACGCATGCAATTAGTGGCTTATTTATACGATGTTGATGCCTGGGGCATGGGCAAATTAATTACCCATGCGCCGGTGACCTTGCACAGCGCAAAAGCGGGCAAGCGCCAGACGGTGGAATTTGAATTGGTGGCCACGGCCTACGATTTACCGGCCGGCCATAAGTTGGCGGTAGCGCTGGATACGTTTGATTTACTATATGCGGTGCCTACGCTTGTGCCCTACAGCGTGACCTTTAATTATTCGTCGGCTTACCAGTCTACATTGGTGGTACCGGTACTGTGA